In the genome of Candidatus Ancaeobacter aquaticus, the window TGTGTTACCACAACAGATGTCATGCCAAGTTTTTTCGAAAGATCAAGTATGAGTGTATCAATAACACCGGCAGTGATCGGATCTAATCCCGCGCCCGGTTCATCATAAAATACGATCTTTGGATCAAGCGCTATTGCTCTTGCCAACCCCACTCTTTTTTTCATACCACCACTTATCTGGGACGGTTTTAGATCTTCAAATCCTGTAAGTCCTACAAGCTCCAGCTTGATCTTTACTATTATACTAATAATATCTTCATTCAAATTTGAGTGTTCGCGTAAAGGAAGTGCAACATTTTCACCAACGGTAAGAGAATTTAAAAGCGCACCGCTTTGGAAAAGTATCCCGAACTGTTTTCTTATTTCATCAAGTTGACTTTCCCTCATCCCAACAATATTCTTCCCATCAAACAGCACTTCACCTTGATCTGGAGTGTAATATCCTACCAAAATACGAAGGAGCGTACTTTTACCGCAACCACTACCTCCCATGATAACCATAATCTCGCCTGTCTTTATCTCTAGATCAATGTCAGAGAGAACAGGTCGATCATCAAATTTTTTCATCAAATTTTTTATTGTTATCATCTTCTCTACCCAATGTATTTCAAACTATTATTCATGCACCTTGTTTTCAATCTAGAAATCTACTAGATTTCTTTGCTCGCATTAATTGTGCTCATCCCCCCTAGATTTCTTGGGCTCCGCCCCAGAAATCGTGAAGCAGGGGGGATAGTTCGACTATGTACAATTCACTTGCCCTTCGGGGAGTGACTTGTACAGTCTCACTAAATAAACACAAAATAAAATAATGCGGTAAAAAAGCAATCCGCAGCAACAACGGTTATGAGTGAACACACCACCGATACCGTCGTATATTTTCCAACCCCTTCAGCTCCACCCTCAACAATAAACCCATAGTAACAGCCGACCATGCAGATAATGATCGCAAATGCAACGCTCTTAACCATTCCGGTAACAATATCTTTAAGCTGTAAAGCCATAAGTGACTTATCGATATAATACGCTGATTCAATGCCAAGCTGAAATTTTCCAATAACAAATCCGCCTATCATACCCATCACATCGGATATAACCACCAGACACGGCACCATAATGATCATTGCTAAAAGTCGTGGAGAGATGAGATAACGTACAGGATTGATCGCCGAAGTTTCAAGCGCCATGATTTCTTCAGATACCTTCATAGTACCAAGCTCAGCGGTAAATGACGCTCCCACACGGCCGGAAATAACAATAGCGGTCATCAAAGGACCGAGCTCGCGTGTAAACGCTATAGCGGTAAAACTTGATATTAAGCTTTCACTGCCGAACTGGCGCAGCTGATATGCTAGAAGCATCGCCATGGTAAGACCAACAAAGAATGATATAACGATCACAATAACCAGAGAATGAACCCCTGTATCAATCATTTGAGTGACTATATGACTGCGCTTAACAGGTTTTTTTCTGAATGGCCCAAAAATAATCCAATAGAATGATTCTACGGTAAGCTGGGTAATGCTGGTAACATGCCTTAAGAAACTAATAATCTTTCGGCCAAAAAAACCAAGTAATCCCGTAAAGATGTTTTTCACAAAAATATCCCTTTGTTACTACGTTCGCTTTGCGTGATAAAAAAACATGATTATTTATTCTTTGGTTAGCTCTAGACTATATCATTACTTAGACATGAATCATATAAAAACTTATGATCTTTTACTGAAGAGGTCTGCTATATCTTTATATATAGCAAAAACAGATTCGAGACGTGCTATCTCAAATACATGCTTCACAGACTCTGATAGTCCCACTAACGCAATCTCTCCATCTACTTTTTTCAGTTTCTGCATCGCTTCAATAAGTGTCGCAACACCCGAACTGTCAATATAACTGACTTTAGATAAATCAACTACGATTTTAACCTTTTTGGTCTTAGCCTGAGACAACAATTCTTTTCTGATGTCAGGAGACGAATACAGATCTATCTGTCCGTCAACAGTAACTATATTCCATCCATTTTCTTCTCGCACATTCAATGTAATCATTATTTCACCTTGCCAGATATTGTACCATTCTAAAAATCAATGTACATAAAAAAATAACCACACATTGTTCAATCTGATTTCTTTTTATTTTTTACAGCTAACGGCTTCTCTTTTTTCTCTGTATATTTCACCAGTTTGAGCTCTGTTCCCACATCAGGAGTAACATCATACTCTACCTCATCCATAAACTTCTTTATAAAGTGTACTCCTAGTCCTCCTGGCCGCACATCTTTCAGTTTTCTTGATTTTATTTTCTTAACATCAACCTTGTCGCCAAAATCTTTAATAACAATCTCTAATCTGTCCGTATAGACATTGAGTTTGATTATTACTTTTTGAGAATAATTATTCTTATAGCTGTATTTAATAATATTAGTAAACGCCTCTTCTACTGCAAGCGCAATACAGGTAATAACTTTTTCTTCAAAATGCATGGTGTATGCAATCTGAAATATCGCCGCACGTGTCACGCACAAGTATTGAGGATGGCTCGGTACGGTAAGTTCAATTGTCCCAGTCGGTTTTTTCATACTTTTCCTGCCTTAAGCGCTATAAGCGTAATATCATCATGCTGAATGGCATGTTGAGAGTAATTCATTATATCACGCAAGATAGTATTTACCATCTTTTTTGCAGTACCGTCAGTTTGCTTAAATTTACTCATAAGCCTTTCAATACTGTATTCATTTTTCAGCCTGTTTCGCGCCTCAATAACACCATCGGTATACAAGAGCAGTTTCTCTCCGGGTAGTATTGATTGTACTGTATAATTATAAGTCATATCCTCTAATACCCCTACCGGAGGATGATGTGAATTACTTTTTATTTCCGTAACCGTATTTGCGCTATCCATATACAGCGGATCGTGATGGCCCGCATTCACAAAGGTGAAATTTTTCCCGGAAATATCATATATCCCGAGTAACACTGTTGCGAACATACCCATTGTGCTTTCACGGTGTAGACGGCTGTTCAGTTCGCAAAGAATAACCGCCGGATCTTCTTCTGAGGCAATCAGCGATCTGAAATCAGTTATTATTTTTATCATGTAGAGCGCAGCAGGTATTCCTTTTCCTGATACATCACCGATAAAGATTGCGAGGCGATTCTTGTCCAATTTCACAAAATCATAAAAATCACCACCGATCTCTCGTGCAGTAATGTTTTTTGCGAAGACACCGCCACCGCGTATTGCAGGAAAACTGTTCAATAAAAAGTTTTCCTGTATTTGTTTTGCAATGGTCAGTTCTTGTTCCATACGCTGTGTTTCTATGAGACTTTTAACCATGCGGGCATTTTCTATTGCTACTGCTGCACTATCAGAAAAAGCGATCAGAAGTTTTTTATCA includes:
- a CDS encoding ATP-binding protein — protein: MKKPTGTIELTVPSHPQYLCVTRAAIFQIAYTMHFEEKVITCIALAVEEAFTNIIKYSYKNNYSQKVIIKLNVYTDRLEIVIKDFGDKVDVKKIKSRKLKDVRPGGLGVHFIKKFMDEVEYDVTPDVGTELKLVKYTEKKEKPLAVKNKKKSD
- a CDS encoding STAS domain-containing protein, translating into MITLNVREENGWNIVTVDGQIDLYSSPDIRKELLSQAKTKKVKIVVDLSKVSYIDSSGVATLIEAMQKLKKVDGEIALVGLSESVKHVFEIARLESVFAIYKDIADLFSKRS
- a CDS encoding SpoIIE family protein phosphatase, whose translation is MTSQTLSQNNEVKELKDQVSDLSCLIRINAMLNSTLDLSELLQNIMGISEEVMSAEASSLMLIDESTNELVFEISRGEKGAQVKELFRLKMGQGIAGWVAENNEPVLIPDVTKDPRFFSKADKKTGFVTRSMVCVPLLVKNKVIGIIQVLNPKGKDGFDENDKKLLIAFSDSAAVAIENARMVKSLIETQRMEQELTIAKQIQENFLLNSFPAIRGGGVFAKNITAREIGGDFYDFVKLDKNRLAIFIGDVSGKGIPAALYMIKIITDFRSLIASEEDPAVILCELNSRLHRESTMGMFATVLLGIYDISGKNFTFVNAGHHDPLYMDSANTVTEIKSNSHHPPVGVLEDMTYNYTVQSILPGEKLLLYTDGVIEARNRLKNEYSIERLMSKFKQTDGTAKKMVNTILRDIMNYSQHAIQHDDITLIALKAGKV
- a CDS encoding ABC transporter permease, coding for MKNIFTGLLGFFGRKIISFLRHVTSITQLTVESFYWIIFGPFRKKPVKRSHIVTQMIDTGVHSLVIVIVISFFVGLTMAMLLAYQLRQFGSESLISSFTAIAFTRELGPLMTAIVISGRVGASFTAELGTMKVSEEIMALETSAINPVRYLISPRLLAMIIMVPCLVVISDVMGMIGGFVIGKFQLGIESAYYIDKSLMALQLKDIVTGMVKSVAFAIIICMVGCYYGFIVEGGAEGVGKYTTVSVVCSLITVVAADCFFTALFYFVFI
- a CDS encoding ABC transporter ATP-binding protein, with protein sequence MITIKNLMKKFDDRPVLSDIDLEIKTGEIMVIMGGSGCGKSTLLRILVGYYTPDQGEVLFDGKNIVGMRESQLDEIRKQFGILFQSGALLNSLTVGENVALPLREHSNLNEDIISIIVKIKLELVGLTGFEDLKPSQISGGMKKRVGLARAIALDPKIVFYDEPGAGLDPITAGVIDTLILDLSKKLGMTSVVVTHEMKSAFRIADRMAMLYEGKVIEVGTPDEIKNSKNPIVQQFITGGADGPIPLKRSSADYLNSLMG